The following coding sequences lie in one Panicum virgatum strain AP13 chromosome 6N, P.virgatum_v5, whole genome shotgun sequence genomic window:
- the LOC120679231 gene encoding poly(A)-specific ribonuclease PARN-like isoform X2, giving the protein MAAPRAAAASAKQVTRRNFAEAVRELRSHLESCDYVAVAAQKTGAPTEWRRALPVDTAETAYLKAKLAAESFQPLQIAVCPFLLRNSSPSALVAYPYNFHIFPRDEHQLGMPSYSFSCQSSYLSTMANDGFDFNMCIYDGISYLSRVQESFARQKIFTPHLRPLLPSQSTSVADSVFKSRIKSRIMHWRKGYAEPNKKDDGSLVSSLSRLILGGETYGSRPSISIDVCSDHQVQLVLEAVNHISDDLVPLVVPDKAGAARAVCVIFTSSKEDKNLFLMDIIQQSKEEKFRGFREVIDLLSSSQKPIVSYNCLNDMTMMHSKFVAPLPPNMHEFMCSLKMVFSNVVDVSHLWRQIGPLRKAKNIQAALSYLQRQYFVPMEIKIEQDGTSGVTKNEQNVLRITKLFAKLSNLLKIGPECQLQSDSAKVVSTENIVFLWGFRGKSVKELKSYLPGLHQIFSEDFEVKLLDKTCSALIFRNSGTAMQLLKEINSESPSLNDFFSEGLKAAGFEVYRKVCRLGLWHSDLAEALEGVSSEVAASTLSECNSSQIYWNSSLMLDLEEYLEC; this is encoded by the exons ATGgctgccccgcgcgccgccgccgcgtcggcgaAGCAGGTGACGAGGCGGAACTTCGCGGAGGCCGTGCGGGAGCTGCGCTCCCACCTGGAGTCCTGCGACTACGTTGCCGTGGCGGCGCAGAAGACGGGCGCCCCCACCGAGTGGCGCCGCGCGCTGCCGGTGGACACCGCGGAGACGGCGTACCTCAAGGCGAAGCTCGCCGCGGAGTCCTTCCAGCCGCTCCAGATCGCCGTCTGTCCCTTCCTGCTGCGCAACTCCTCTCCCTCTGCCCTCGTCGCTTACCC GTACAATTTTCACATATTTCCTAGAGATGAACATCAGTTAGGAATGCCTTCATACAGTTTCTCCTGTCAATCATCTTATTTATCAACTATGGCTAATGATGGCTTTGATTTCAATATGTGCATTTATGATG GTATATCTTATCTATCAAGGGTTCAAGAATCCTTTGCAAGGCAAAAGATATTTACTCCTCATCTTCGTCCACTATTGCCATCACAAAGCACATCAGTTGCTGATTCAGTTTTCAAAAGTAGAATAAAGTCAAGGATAATGCACTGGAGAAAAGGATATGCAGAACCAAACAAAAAGGATGATG GTTCATTGGTTAGTTCCCTTAGTAGATTGATTTTGGGTGGTGAAACATATGGTTCCAGGCCCAGTATTAGTATTGATGTCTGCAGTGATCACCAAGTTCAACTGGTCTTGGAG GCAGTAAACCATATCTCTGATGACCTTGTACCTCTTGTTGTTCCGGACAAAGCTGGAGCTGCTAGGGCTGTGTGTGTGATATTTACTAGTTCGAAAGAGGATAAGAATCTTTTCCTG ATGGATATTATCCAGCAATCAAAAGAGGAAAAATTCCGTGGATTTCGAGAAGTTATTGATCTACTATCATCTTCACAAAAGCCAATTGTATCGTACAATTGCTTGAATG ATATGACAATGATGCACTCCAAATTTGTTGCGCCTCTTCCGCCAAACATGCATGAATTTATGTGTTCTTTAAAAATGGTCTTCTCCAATGTTGTTGATGTCAGCCACTTGTGGAGACAAATTGGCCCATTGAGAAAAGCGAAGAATATACAAGCTGCTCTCAGTTACTTACAAAGACAATACTTTGTGCCGATGGAGATTAAAATTGAGCAAG ATGGTACCAGTGGTGTAACAAAAAATGAGCAAAATGTTCTGAGAATAACAAAATTATTTGCTAAGTTAAGCAATTTACTAAAAATAGGTCCTGAGTGCCAATTACAATCTG ACAGCGCAAAAGTTGTGAGCACTGAGAACATCGTTTTCTTGTGGGGCTTCAGGGGAAAATCTGTCAAGGAGTTGAAATCTTACCTTCCTGGCTTACATCAGATCTTCTCAGAAGATTTTGAGGTCAAGTTATTGGATAAGACATGCTCAGCTTTAATATTCCGCAATTCTGGTACTGCAATGCAGTTACTAAAAGAAATAAACTCAGAAAGCCCATCATTAAATGATTTCTTCTCAGAAGGTCTGAAAGCTGCGGGTTTTGAAGTGTACAGAAAGGTTTGCAGGTTAGGACTTTGGCATTCAGATTTAGCTGAGGCCCTGGAGGGTGTTTCGTCTGAAGTAGCTGCTTCAACACTTTCTGAGTGCAATTCCTCTCAGATATACTGGAATAGTTCGTTGATGCTAGATCTGGAGGAGTATTTGGAGTGCTAA
- the LOC120679231 gene encoding poly(A)-specific ribonuclease PARN-like isoform X1, whose protein sequence is MAAPRAAAASAKQVTRRNFAEAVRELRSHLESCDYVAVAAQKTGAPTEWRRALPVDTAETAYLKAKLAAESFQPLQIAVCPFLLRNSSPSALVAYPYNFHIFPRDEHQLGMPSYSFSCQSSYLSTMANDGFDFNMCIYDGISYLSRVQESFARQKIFTPHLRPLLPSQSTSVADSVFKSRIKSRIMHWRKGYAEPNKKDDGSLVSSLSRLILGGETYGSRPSISIDVCSDHQVQLVLEAVNHISDDLVPLVVPDKAGAARAVCVIFTSSKEDKNLFLMDIIQQSKEEKFRGFREVIDLLSSSQKPIVSYNCLNDMTMMHSKFVAPLPPNMHEFMCSLKMVFSNVVDVSHLWRQIGPLRKAKNIQAALSYLQRQYFVPMEIKIEQDGTSGVTKNEQNVLRITKLFAKLSNLLKIGPECQLQSGEQYVAVEEYCNVFYPSCMVGDSDDVDFADEPDSAKVVSTENIVFLWGFRGKSVKELKSYLPGLHQIFSEDFEVKLLDKTCSALIFRNSGTAMQLLKEINSESPSLNDFFSEGLKAAGFEVYRKVCRLGLWHSDLAEALEGVSSEVAASTLSECNSSQIYWNSSLMLDLEEYLEC, encoded by the exons ATGgctgccccgcgcgccgccgccgcgtcggcgaAGCAGGTGACGAGGCGGAACTTCGCGGAGGCCGTGCGGGAGCTGCGCTCCCACCTGGAGTCCTGCGACTACGTTGCCGTGGCGGCGCAGAAGACGGGCGCCCCCACCGAGTGGCGCCGCGCGCTGCCGGTGGACACCGCGGAGACGGCGTACCTCAAGGCGAAGCTCGCCGCGGAGTCCTTCCAGCCGCTCCAGATCGCCGTCTGTCCCTTCCTGCTGCGCAACTCCTCTCCCTCTGCCCTCGTCGCTTACCC GTACAATTTTCACATATTTCCTAGAGATGAACATCAGTTAGGAATGCCTTCATACAGTTTCTCCTGTCAATCATCTTATTTATCAACTATGGCTAATGATGGCTTTGATTTCAATATGTGCATTTATGATG GTATATCTTATCTATCAAGGGTTCAAGAATCCTTTGCAAGGCAAAAGATATTTACTCCTCATCTTCGTCCACTATTGCCATCACAAAGCACATCAGTTGCTGATTCAGTTTTCAAAAGTAGAATAAAGTCAAGGATAATGCACTGGAGAAAAGGATATGCAGAACCAAACAAAAAGGATGATG GTTCATTGGTTAGTTCCCTTAGTAGATTGATTTTGGGTGGTGAAACATATGGTTCCAGGCCCAGTATTAGTATTGATGTCTGCAGTGATCACCAAGTTCAACTGGTCTTGGAG GCAGTAAACCATATCTCTGATGACCTTGTACCTCTTGTTGTTCCGGACAAAGCTGGAGCTGCTAGGGCTGTGTGTGTGATATTTACTAGTTCGAAAGAGGATAAGAATCTTTTCCTG ATGGATATTATCCAGCAATCAAAAGAGGAAAAATTCCGTGGATTTCGAGAAGTTATTGATCTACTATCATCTTCACAAAAGCCAATTGTATCGTACAATTGCTTGAATG ATATGACAATGATGCACTCCAAATTTGTTGCGCCTCTTCCGCCAAACATGCATGAATTTATGTGTTCTTTAAAAATGGTCTTCTCCAATGTTGTTGATGTCAGCCACTTGTGGAGACAAATTGGCCCATTGAGAAAAGCGAAGAATATACAAGCTGCTCTCAGTTACTTACAAAGACAATACTTTGTGCCGATGGAGATTAAAATTGAGCAAG ATGGTACCAGTGGTGTAACAAAAAATGAGCAAAATGTTCTGAGAATAACAAAATTATTTGCTAAGTTAAGCAATTTACTAAAAATAGGTCCTGAGTGCCAATTACAATCTGGTGAGCAGTATGTTGCAGTTGAAGAGTATTGTAATGTCTTTTATCCAAGTTGTATGGTTGGAGATTCTGATGATGTTGACTTTGCTGATGAGCCAGACAGCGCAAAAGTTGTGAGCACTGAGAACATCGTTTTCTTGTGGGGCTTCAGGGGAAAATCTGTCAAGGAGTTGAAATCTTACCTTCCTGGCTTACATCAGATCTTCTCAGAAGATTTTGAGGTCAAGTTATTGGATAAGACATGCTCAGCTTTAATATTCCGCAATTCTGGTACTGCAATGCAGTTACTAAAAGAAATAAACTCAGAAAGCCCATCATTAAATGATTTCTTCTCAGAAGGTCTGAAAGCTGCGGGTTTTGAAGTGTACAGAAAGGTTTGCAGGTTAGGACTTTGGCATTCAGATTTAGCTGAGGCCCTGGAGGGTGTTTCGTCTGAAGTAGCTGCTTCAACACTTTCTGAGTGCAATTCCTCTCAGATATACTGGAATAGTTCGTTGATGCTAGATCTGGAGGAGTATTTGGAGTGCTAA
- the LOC120679231 gene encoding poly(A)-specific ribonuclease PARN-like isoform X3, with the protein MAAPRAAAASAKQVTRRNFAEAVRELRSHLESCDYVAVAAQKTGAPTEWRRALPVDTAETAYLKAKLAAESFQPLQIAVCPFLLRNSSPSALVAYPYNFHIFPRDEHQLGMPSYSFSCQSSYLSTMANDGFDFNMCIYDGISYLSRVQESFARQKIFTPHLRPLLPSQSTSVADSVFKSRIKSRIMHWRKGYAEPNKKDDGSLVSSLSRLILGGETYGSRPSISIDVCSDHQVQLVLEAVNHISDDLVPLVVPDKAGAARAVCVIFTSSKEDKNLFLMDIIQQSKEEKFRGFREVIDLLSSSQKPIVSYNCLNDMTMMHSKFVAPLPPNMHEFMCSLKMVFSNVVDVSHLWRQIGPLRKAKNIQAALSYLQRQYFVPMEIKIEQDSAKVVSTENIVFLWGFRGKSVKELKSYLPGLHQIFSEDFEVKLLDKTCSALIFRNSGTAMQLLKEINSESPSLNDFFSEGLKAAGFEVYRKVCRLGLWHSDLAEALEGVSSEVAASTLSECNSSQIYWNSSLMLDLEEYLEC; encoded by the exons ATGgctgccccgcgcgccgccgccgcgtcggcgaAGCAGGTGACGAGGCGGAACTTCGCGGAGGCCGTGCGGGAGCTGCGCTCCCACCTGGAGTCCTGCGACTACGTTGCCGTGGCGGCGCAGAAGACGGGCGCCCCCACCGAGTGGCGCCGCGCGCTGCCGGTGGACACCGCGGAGACGGCGTACCTCAAGGCGAAGCTCGCCGCGGAGTCCTTCCAGCCGCTCCAGATCGCCGTCTGTCCCTTCCTGCTGCGCAACTCCTCTCCCTCTGCCCTCGTCGCTTACCC GTACAATTTTCACATATTTCCTAGAGATGAACATCAGTTAGGAATGCCTTCATACAGTTTCTCCTGTCAATCATCTTATTTATCAACTATGGCTAATGATGGCTTTGATTTCAATATGTGCATTTATGATG GTATATCTTATCTATCAAGGGTTCAAGAATCCTTTGCAAGGCAAAAGATATTTACTCCTCATCTTCGTCCACTATTGCCATCACAAAGCACATCAGTTGCTGATTCAGTTTTCAAAAGTAGAATAAAGTCAAGGATAATGCACTGGAGAAAAGGATATGCAGAACCAAACAAAAAGGATGATG GTTCATTGGTTAGTTCCCTTAGTAGATTGATTTTGGGTGGTGAAACATATGGTTCCAGGCCCAGTATTAGTATTGATGTCTGCAGTGATCACCAAGTTCAACTGGTCTTGGAG GCAGTAAACCATATCTCTGATGACCTTGTACCTCTTGTTGTTCCGGACAAAGCTGGAGCTGCTAGGGCTGTGTGTGTGATATTTACTAGTTCGAAAGAGGATAAGAATCTTTTCCTG ATGGATATTATCCAGCAATCAAAAGAGGAAAAATTCCGTGGATTTCGAGAAGTTATTGATCTACTATCATCTTCACAAAAGCCAATTGTATCGTACAATTGCTTGAATG ATATGACAATGATGCACTCCAAATTTGTTGCGCCTCTTCCGCCAAACATGCATGAATTTATGTGTTCTTTAAAAATGGTCTTCTCCAATGTTGTTGATGTCAGCCACTTGTGGAGACAAATTGGCCCATTGAGAAAAGCGAAGAATATACAAGCTGCTCTCAGTTACTTACAAAGACAATACTTTGTGCCGATGGAGATTAAAATTGAGCAAG ACAGCGCAAAAGTTGTGAGCACTGAGAACATCGTTTTCTTGTGGGGCTTCAGGGGAAAATCTGTCAAGGAGTTGAAATCTTACCTTCCTGGCTTACATCAGATCTTCTCAGAAGATTTTGAGGTCAAGTTATTGGATAAGACATGCTCAGCTTTAATATTCCGCAATTCTGGTACTGCAATGCAGTTACTAAAAGAAATAAACTCAGAAAGCCCATCATTAAATGATTTCTTCTCAGAAGGTCTGAAAGCTGCGGGTTTTGAAGTGTACAGAAAGGTTTGCAGGTTAGGACTTTGGCATTCAGATTTAGCTGAGGCCCTGGAGGGTGTTTCGTCTGAAGTAGCTGCTTCAACACTTTCTGAGTGCAATTCCTCTCAGATATACTGGAATAGTTCGTTGATGCTAGATCTGGAGGAGTATTTGGAGTGCTAA
- the LOC120679231 gene encoding poly(A)-specific ribonuclease PARN-like isoform X4 — translation MPSYSFSCQSSYLSTMANDGFDFNMCIYDGISYLSRVQESFARQKIFTPHLRPLLPSQSTSVADSVFKSRIKSRIMHWRKGYAEPNKKDDGSLVSSLSRLILGGETYGSRPSISIDVCSDHQVQLVLEAVNHISDDLVPLVVPDKAGAARAVCVIFTSSKEDKNLFLMDIIQQSKEEKFRGFREVIDLLSSSQKPIVSYNCLNDMTMMHSKFVAPLPPNMHEFMCSLKMVFSNVVDVSHLWRQIGPLRKAKNIQAALSYLQRQYFVPMEIKIEQDGTSGVTKNEQNVLRITKLFAKLSNLLKIGPECQLQSGEQYVAVEEYCNVFYPSCMVGDSDDVDFADEPDSAKVVSTENIVFLWGFRGKSVKELKSYLPGLHQIFSEDFEVKLLDKTCSALIFRNSGTAMQLLKEINSESPSLNDFFSEGLKAAGFEVYRKVCRLGLWHSDLAEALEGVSSEVAASTLSECNSSQIYWNSSLMLDLEEYLEC, via the exons ATGCCTTCATACAGTTTCTCCTGTCAATCATCTTATTTATCAACTATGGCTAATGATGGCTTTGATTTCAATATGTGCATTTATGATG GTATATCTTATCTATCAAGGGTTCAAGAATCCTTTGCAAGGCAAAAGATATTTACTCCTCATCTTCGTCCACTATTGCCATCACAAAGCACATCAGTTGCTGATTCAGTTTTCAAAAGTAGAATAAAGTCAAGGATAATGCACTGGAGAAAAGGATATGCAGAACCAAACAAAAAGGATGATG GTTCATTGGTTAGTTCCCTTAGTAGATTGATTTTGGGTGGTGAAACATATGGTTCCAGGCCCAGTATTAGTATTGATGTCTGCAGTGATCACCAAGTTCAACTGGTCTTGGAG GCAGTAAACCATATCTCTGATGACCTTGTACCTCTTGTTGTTCCGGACAAAGCTGGAGCTGCTAGGGCTGTGTGTGTGATATTTACTAGTTCGAAAGAGGATAAGAATCTTTTCCTG ATGGATATTATCCAGCAATCAAAAGAGGAAAAATTCCGTGGATTTCGAGAAGTTATTGATCTACTATCATCTTCACAAAAGCCAATTGTATCGTACAATTGCTTGAATG ATATGACAATGATGCACTCCAAATTTGTTGCGCCTCTTCCGCCAAACATGCATGAATTTATGTGTTCTTTAAAAATGGTCTTCTCCAATGTTGTTGATGTCAGCCACTTGTGGAGACAAATTGGCCCATTGAGAAAAGCGAAGAATATACAAGCTGCTCTCAGTTACTTACAAAGACAATACTTTGTGCCGATGGAGATTAAAATTGAGCAAG ATGGTACCAGTGGTGTAACAAAAAATGAGCAAAATGTTCTGAGAATAACAAAATTATTTGCTAAGTTAAGCAATTTACTAAAAATAGGTCCTGAGTGCCAATTACAATCTGGTGAGCAGTATGTTGCAGTTGAAGAGTATTGTAATGTCTTTTATCCAAGTTGTATGGTTGGAGATTCTGATGATGTTGACTTTGCTGATGAGCCAGACAGCGCAAAAGTTGTGAGCACTGAGAACATCGTTTTCTTGTGGGGCTTCAGGGGAAAATCTGTCAAGGAGTTGAAATCTTACCTTCCTGGCTTACATCAGATCTTCTCAGAAGATTTTGAGGTCAAGTTATTGGATAAGACATGCTCAGCTTTAATATTCCGCAATTCTGGTACTGCAATGCAGTTACTAAAAGAAATAAACTCAGAAAGCCCATCATTAAATGATTTCTTCTCAGAAGGTCTGAAAGCTGCGGGTTTTGAAGTGTACAGAAAGGTTTGCAGGTTAGGACTTTGGCATTCAGATTTAGCTGAGGCCCTGGAGGGTGTTTCGTCTGAAGTAGCTGCTTCAACACTTTCTGAGTGCAATTCCTCTCAGATATACTGGAATAGTTCGTTGATGCTAGATCTGGAGGAGTATTTGGAGTGCTAA
- the LOC120679585 gene encoding probable CCR4-associated factor 1 homolog 6 gives MAALPPAADGPDAVEIREVWAGNLEEEFAVIREVIDEYPYVGMDTEFPGFVVQPSGKFHCQSDVNYASLAGNVNVLKLIQLGLTLSNEAGALPPFGTGGRGCIWQFNFRGFDQRTDPYSANSVDMLRLSGIDFDRFAAEGVDSTRFAELMMSSGVVLNDNIQWVTFHSGHDFGYVLRLLTGREMPNTLAEFLKLTKIFFPVLYDIKQLMKYCDGLYGGLNKLGELLKVERVGTSHQAGSDSLLTLRCFLKVKNLYLKESVKLYDGLLYGLIPGEGVIKHASPPI, from the coding sequence ATGGCTGCCCTTCCGCCCGCCGCAGACGGCCCCGACGCCGTGGAGATCCGCGAGGTCTgggcggggaacctggaggaggaGTTCGCGGTGATCCGCGAGGTCATCGACGAGTACCCGTACGTCGGCATGGACACGGAGTTCCCGGGCTTCGTGGTGCAGCCGAGCGGCAAGTTCCACTGCCAGAGCGACGTCAACTACGCCAGCCTCGCGGGCAACGTCAACGTGCTCAAGCTCATCCAGCTTGGCCTCACCCTCTCCAACGAGGCCGGCGCGCTCCCGCCGTTCGGCACGGGGGGGCGGGGCTGCATCTGGCAGTTCAACTTCCGGGGCTTCGACCAGCGCACCGACCCCTACAGCGCCAACTCCGTCGACATGCTCCGCCTCAGCGGGATCGACTTCGACCGCTTCGCTGCCGAGGGGGTCGACTCCACTCGCTTCGCCGAGCTGATGATGTCGTCCGGGGTCGTGCTCAACGACAACATCCAGTGGGTCACGTTCCACAGCGGCCACGACTTCGGCTACGTGCTCAGGCTGCTCACCGGCCGGGAAATGCCTAACACCTTGGCTGAGTTCCTGAAGCTCACCAAGATCTTCTTCCCGGTGCTGTACGACATCAAGCAACTCATGAAGTACTGTGATGGCCTATATGGCGGGCTGAACAAACTTGGGGAGCTGCTCAAAGTTGAGCGCGTTGGGACCAGCCACCAGGCCGGTTCTGATTCACTGCTGACTCTGCGGTGCTTCTTGAAGGTCAAGAATTTGTACTTGAAGGAATCTGTCAAGCTGTATGATGGTTTGTTGTATGGGCTTATTCCTGGGGAAGGGGTGATCAAACATGCATCTCCGCCCATTTAA
- the LOC120678672 gene encoding stromal cell-derived factor 2-like protein, which produces MAASLLALAVALLVGAGFGGVDRGAAAPVEAEGGEVTYGSVIKLMHEKTKHRLHSHDVPYGSGSGQQSVTGFPEGDDSNSYWIIKPTPDSSSKQGDAIETGSIIKLQHMRTRRWLHSHLHASPLSGNLEVSCFGGDELSDTGDYWRLEIEGSGKVWKRDQKVRLRHVDTGGYLHSHNKKYNRLGGGQQEVCGVREKRAENIWLAAEGVYLPVNGSK; this is translated from the exons aTGGCCGCGTCCCTGCTCGCGCTCGCCGTGGCCCTCCTGGTCGGCGCCGGCTTCGGCGGCGTCGACAGGGGCGCGGCTGCCCCCGTggaggcggagggcggcgag GTGACCTACGGGAGCGTGATCAAGCTGATGCACGAGAAGACGAAGCACCGGCTGCACTCGCACGACGTGCCCTACGGCTCGGGCAGCGGCCAGCAGTCCGTGACGGGATTTCCCGAAGGTGACGACTCCAATAGCTACTGG ATCATAAAGCCTACTCCTGATTCATCATCCAAGCAAGGTGATGCCATCGAGACTGGTAGCATCATAAAGTTGCAACACATGAGGACACGTAGGTGGCTGCATAGTCACTTGCATGCATCACCGTTATCCGGTAACCTTGAG GTTAGCTGTTTTGGTGGGGATGAACTGTCAGACACTGGTGACTACTGGAG GCTAGAGATTGAAGGAAGTGGAAAAGTATGGAAAAGGGATCAAAAAGTAAGGCTTAGGCACGTTGATACTGGAGGTTATCTGCACAGTCACAACAAGAAGTACAATCGCCTTGGTGGTGGGCAGCAAGAG gtCTGCGGTGTCCGAGAGAAGCGAGCTGAGAACATTTGGTTGGCAGCAGAGGGTGTTTATCTCCCAGTTAATGGAAGCAAGTGA